A window of the Fusarium fujikuroi IMI 58289 draft genome, chromosome FFUJ_chr09 genome harbors these coding sequences:
- a CDS encoding related to PRO3-delta 1-pyrroline-5-carboxylate reductase, with protein MTPSLQDAKITFLGGGNMAAAIIGGLLAKNISKSNIYVSEPWDVNRNKMADLGVKTTADNKEAAADADVVILAVKPQVAKGVCEELSSAWASRDSLPVVISIAAGITLGSFAQWLKGDSGKAPHIVRVMPNTPALVGEGASGLYAADDVTKEERELTSALLGSVSKATEWVDKEELLDVVTGISGSGPAYFFAFVEHLISSGVGLGLSEEQATRLATQTCLGAGKMLVESSDEPAQLRKNVTSPNGTTHAALVSFENSGLKEIVDKAVKAAADRAKELGKN; from the exons ATGACTCCCTCACTACAAGACGCCAAAATCACCTTCCTGGGCGGCGGTAACATGGCCGCTGCCATCATTGGCGGCCTCCTGGCCAAAAACATCTCCAAATCCAACATCTATGTCTCCGAGCCCTGGGACGTGAACCGCAACAAGATGGCCGACCTAGGTGTCAAGACCACCGCCGACAACAAAGAAGCGGCCGCCGACGCCGACGTCGTCATCCTGGCTGTGAAGCCTCAAGTTGCCAAGGGTGTTTGCGAAGAGCTTAGCTCTGCTTGGGCCAGCAGGGATAGTCTCCCTGTTGTTATTTCTATCGCGGCGGGTATTACGCTGGGCAGCTTCGCGCAGTGGCTCAAGGGAGACTCAGGAAAGGCGCCGCATATTGTGCGCGTTATGCCGAACACGCCTGCGCTTGTGGGCGAGGGCGCGAGTGGCCTTTATGCGGCGGATGATGTTaccaaggaggagagggAGTTGACGTCTGCGCTTTTGGGGAGCGTGAGCAAGGCTACTGAGTGGGTTGATAAGGAGGAGCTCCTTGACGTCGTCACTGGTATTTCTG GCTCTGGCCCTGCTTACTTCTTCGCTTTCGTCGAGCATCTCATCTCCAGCGGTGTGGGCCTTGGTCTTTCTGAGGAGCAGGCTACCCGTCTTGCTACACAGACCTGCCTCGGTGCCGGAAAGATGCTCGTTGAGTCCTCTGATGAGCCCGCTCAGCTGCGAAAGAACGTCACCAGCCCTAACGGCACTACCCATGCTGCTCTTGTTAGCTTTGAGAACTCTGGCCTCAAGGAGATTGTGGAcaaggctgtcaaggctgctgccGACCGtgccaaggagcttggaAAGAACTAG
- a CDS encoding probable RCO3 glucose transporter produces the protein MGLLSKVSLSRPQDEPGKAWPAIAVGFFVAFGGVLFGYDTGTISGILAMPYWQREFSTGYIDADGNPNVTSSQESAIVSILSAGTFFGALASPLLSDWLGRRPGLMISTWVFNLGVVLHTIATDIPLFLAGRFFAGFGVGLISATSMNYVYPCVTAANSPQVPLYQSETAPKWIRGAIVGSYQWAITIGLLLAAVVNNATSKRHDSGSYRIPIALQLAWSLILFTGLLFLPETPRFLVKKSQLDKAAKSLSRLRRLPADSPEVANELNEVVANHEFEMSLGQSSYLQCFKPPMLKRQLTGMGVQALQQLTGINFIFYYGTKYFQNSGVSSGFVISMITSAINVASTVPGMYAIDKWGRRPMLLYGAIGMSISQLIVAVCGTLSTGQYDNGEIFIKNLGGQRAAVAFVCIYISIFAATWGPLVWVVTGEIFPLKTRAKSLSITTATNWLLNWALAYSTPYMVNYGKGNANLQSKIFFVWFGCCFLCIAFVWFFIYETKGLTLEQVDQLYEEVSVARKSVHWVPSSSWESRQGHGMKKEEDAEVEEVGN, from the exons ATGGGACTTCTTAGCAAAGTTTCTCTTTCGAGACCCCAGGATGAACCAGGCAAAGCGTGGCCAGCCATCGCCGTTGGCTTCTTCGTTGCCTTTGGTGGTGTTCTCTTTGG CTATGATACTGGCACCATCAGCGGTATCCTGGCTATGCCCTACTGGCAGCGGGAATTCAGCACAGGTTATATCGATGCTGATGGAAACCCCAACGTCACTTCGTCTCAGGAATCAGCTATCGTGTCTATTCTCTCTGCGGGCACCTTTTTCGGTGCGCTTGCCTCGCCTCTCTTGTCTGATTGGCTTGGTCGCCGCCCTGGTCTGATGATCTCGACTTGGGTCTTCAACCTTGGAGTTGTCTTGCATACCATTGCAACCGATATTCCGTTGTTTCTGGCAGGCCGCTTTTTTGCTGGCTTCGGTGTTGGCCTCATCTCTGCTACTAGTATGAACTATGTTTATCCCTGTGTAACAGCGGCTAACTCTCCTCAAGTTCCTCTCTATCAATCCGAAACAGCGCCTAAATGGATCCGTGGTGCCATCGTTGGCTCCTACCAGTGGGCAATTAccattggccttcttcttgccgctGTTGTGAACAACGCGACTTCGAAACGGCATGATTCAGGATCCTATCGAATCCCTATCGCGCTGCAACTTGCTTGGTCTCTTATCCTTTTTACAGGATTGTTGTTTCTTCCAGAGACTCCACGTTTCCTTGTAAAGAAGAGCCAGTTGGACAAGGCGGCGAAGTCTCTTAGCCGTCTTCGAAGATTGCCGGCCGATTCCCCGGAAGTTGCGAACGAACTCAATGAGGTTGTAGCAAACCATGAGTTCGAGATGAGCCTTGGGCAGTCCTCCTATCTCCAATGCTTCAAGCCTCCTATGCTCAAGAGGCAGCTCACTGGTATGGGCGTTCAGGCGCTACAGCAGCTTACAG gcatcaacttcatc TTTTATTACGGCACCAAATACTTTCAGAATTCGGGAGTGTCTAGTGGCTTTGTCATCTCAATGATCACTTCAGCTATCAATGTTGCATCGACAGTGCCCGGCATGTATGCAATTGATAAATGGGGACGCCGACCTATGCTGTTATATGGCGCCATTGGCATGTCCATTTCTCAACTGATTGTTGCTGTCTGTGGCACTCTGTCTACCGGCCAGTACGACAACGGCGAGATTTTTATCAAGAATCTCGGCGGGCAGCGAGCTGCTGTGGCCTTTGTTTGCATTTATATCTCCATCTTTGCAGCTACTTGGGGTCCTCTCGTTTGGGTGGTGACAGGAGAGATCTTCCCCCTGAAGACACGAGCCAAATCCCTTAGCATCACGACTGCGACAAATTGGCTACTGAATTGGGCTCTGGCTTATTCCACGCCATATATGGTTAACTATGGCAAGGGAAACGCGAACTTGCAGTCTAAGATCTTTTTTGTGTGGTTTGGTTGCTGCTTCCTATGCATTGCCTTCGTTTGGTTCTTCATCTACGAGACGAAAGGGCTCACTCTAGAGCAAGTCGATCAGCTTTACGAAGAAGTAAGCGTCGCTCGCAAGTCGGTGCATTGGGTCCCGTCTTCGTCTTGGGAAAGTCGACAGGGCCACGGtatgaagaaggaggaggatgcaGAGGTAGAGGAAGTTGGCAATTGA